A window from Prochlorococcus marinus CUG1435 encodes these proteins:
- a CDS encoding phosphoribosyltransferase, protein MISYFTWSEFDKSVDEIADKCRFKEFSGIYGVPRGGLCIAVALSHKLKIELISKPIKNSLIVDDVYETGRTLTTFKDIEGAMFFVLFSKIKPTWWNTVFISKKSQWIVFPWENTSNSKSDREEYIKKRGLN, encoded by the coding sequence ATGATAAGTTATTTTACCTGGAGCGAATTTGATAAGAGCGTAGATGAAATAGCTGATAAATGTAGGTTTAAGGAGTTTTCTGGAATATATGGAGTTCCTCGGGGTGGATTATGTATTGCTGTAGCACTAAGTCATAAATTAAAAATTGAATTAATTTCAAAACCAATAAAAAATTCACTAATAGTAGATGATGTTTATGAAACTGGTCGTACATTAACGACCTTCAAAGATATTGAAGGAGCAATGTTTTTTGTATTATTTAGTAAGATTAAACCTACATGGTGGAATACAGTATTTATATCAAAAAAAAGCCAATGGATAGTTTTCCCTTGGGAAAATACTTCAAATTCAAAAAGTGACCGCGAAGAGTACATCAAAAAAAGAGGTTTAAATTGA
- a CDS encoding nucleoside 2-deoxyribosyltransferase, producing the protein MRKKLYLANPYGFSKQTKTLLHEFIEIFNDLNVEVFEPFERAKPLTQQESEWAYDVARSNFHDLKECDCIFAIVNGNPPDEGVMIELGIAIALKKEIFLFRDDFRNCSDSDQYPLNLMLFLGLPKDDWEKYYFESLQDIRSNKKIFVEWAKK; encoded by the coding sequence TTGAGAAAGAAATTATATTTGGCAAATCCATATGGATTTTCAAAACAAACTAAAACACTCTTACATGAATTTATTGAAATATTCAATGATTTAAATGTAGAAGTATTTGAACCTTTTGAGAGAGCAAAACCATTAACTCAACAAGAAAGTGAATGGGCATATGACGTTGCAAGAAGTAATTTCCATGATTTAAAAGAATGTGATTGTATTTTTGCGATTGTTAATGGTAATCCACCAGATGAAGGTGTAATGATTGAATTGGGTATCGCAATTGCTCTAAAAAAGGAAATCTTTTTATTCAGAGATGATTTTAGAAATTGTTCCGATAGCGATCAATACCCATTAAATCTAATGTTATTTCTTGGACTGCCTAAAGATGATTGGGAAAAATATTATTTTGAATCATTACAAGATATAAGAAGTAATAAAAAAATATTTGTTGAGTGGGCAAAAAAATAA
- a CDS encoding 30S ribosomal protein S21: MTQVTVGENEGIESALRRFKRQVSKSGIFADLKRLRHHETPIEKYKRKLQQRRKARRR; encoded by the coding sequence TTGACACAGGTAACAGTTGGAGAGAACGAGGGAATTGAGTCAGCCCTTAGAAGATTTAAAAGACAAGTGTCTAAATCTGGAATCTTTGCAGATTTAAAAAGACTTAGGCATCACGAAACCCCTATTGAAAAATACAAAAGAAAGTTACAACAGAGAAGAAAAGCAAGGAGAAGATAA
- a CDS encoding helix-hairpin-helix domain-containing protein has protein sequence MISKFLSKLKSILFKSAVTPETPLKKEKKAAKSAKTKTKTKTKTKTKTKAVNSKKNIETLTTLPGVGAKSAKALYEAGFKTTKAVIAADEKELLAVSGVGINLVKKLKKLK, from the coding sequence ATGATTTCTAAATTTCTCAGCAAACTAAAATCAATTTTATTTAAAAGTGCAGTAACTCCTGAAACTCCTTTAAAGAAAGAAAAAAAAGCAGCAAAGTCTGCAAAAACAAAAACAAAAACAAAAACAAAAACAAAAACAAAAACCAAAGCTGTAAATTCTAAGAAAAATATTGAAACTTTGACTACACTTCCAGGTGTAGGAGCAAAAAGCGCAAAAGCTTTGTATGAGGCAGGATTTAAAACAACAAAGGCAGTAATCGCTGCTGATGAAAAAGAGCTTCTTGCTGTCTCAGGAGTTGGAATAAATCTTGTTAAGAAGCTTAAAAAGCTTAAATAG
- a CDS encoding AAA family ATPase: MKLIFISGPSGSGKTTLSNQIIKKNKNGIVLSTDNYYKTGLITKLLTKFVEGFFDRSISFNNKLFKKDFDFIYKNGISICDRYYDFEKKTIKNILNETNNISFLIVEGIFAKEFSKTLNNKDYIFLEIKTKKNECMKRVVQRDIKERGKDKKQAENDFIKSWNIYYEKFNPNSIKNNKNKFIIKKNTDVDHILKKLLN; the protein is encoded by the coding sequence ATGAAGCTTATTTTTATAAGTGGACCTTCCGGAAGCGGGAAAACAACTTTATCGAATCAAATAATTAAAAAAAATAAAAATGGTATTGTGTTAAGTACCGACAATTACTATAAGACAGGTTTAATAACTAAATTACTAACAAAATTTGTAGAAGGCTTTTTTGATAGAAGTATCAGTTTTAATAACAAACTATTCAAAAAAGATTTTGATTTTATTTATAAGAATGGAATTTCAATCTGTGATCGTTATTATGATTTCGAAAAGAAAACAATTAAAAATATCTTAAACGAAACAAATAATATTAGTTTTTTAATTGTTGAGGGTATATTTGCTAAAGAATTCTCAAAAACTTTAAATAATAAGGATTATATTTTTTTAGAAATAAAAACTAAAAAAAATGAGTGCATGAAAAGAGTTGTCCAAAGAGATATAAAAGAAAGGGGGAAGGATAAAAAACAAGCTGAGAATGATTTCATAAAATCATGGAACATTTATTACGAAAAATTCAACCCTAATAGCATAAAAAATAATAAAAATAAATTCATTATTAAAAAAAACACTGATGTAGATCACATTCTGAAAAAGTTATTAAATTAA
- a CDS encoding NAD(P)-binding protein yields the protein MKSDVTYDLLIIGGGISACVLASKYLKNNITKKVGLIEIGRGLGGRSSTRISKKYKGWKLNHGSPNFNIINSKNNLLLKRYIDELLENKYIKIDDSDIIFLNDDSDLENIKKSEFSRGVNYLPLDSMSELSKKIIESNNLKEKIDFFFETLIVDMKFNDKEWLLTSKNGDKFKSRYLICSTNLLLHKRSLKILNVNQIPLRKAIPINNDKKIDLLLNFLEEQTFIPRLTFLIYTNENYSYKDYYSKKQRYFYLKNNLEKKYSFERIIFQFQDNNKLGIVAHSKNAELINSYISAKDEEVFKQKIITNFNELFEENSVVHKLTFDEKISIMKWRASQPSGLAIPLSLQFSRKYRIGFCGDWFEGDGFGRIEGSIFSALILEKKIKDLI from the coding sequence ATGAAAAGTGATGTTACATATGACTTATTAATAATAGGTGGAGGTATATCTGCTTGTGTTTTAGCCTCAAAGTATCTGAAAAATAATATTACAAAAAAAGTTGGATTAATTGAAATTGGGCGTGGACTTGGAGGGAGATCAAGTACAAGAATAAGCAAAAAATATAAAGGATGGAAACTAAACCATGGTTCTCCAAATTTTAATATAATTAATAGTAAAAATAATCTTCTATTAAAAAGATATATTGATGAACTATTAGAAAATAAATATATAAAAATAGATGACTCAGACATCATTTTTCTAAATGATGATTCTGATTTAGAAAACATAAAAAAATCTGAATTTTCTCGCGGGGTTAATTATCTACCTTTAGATTCCATGAGTGAATTATCGAAAAAGATAATTGAGTCAAATAATTTAAAAGAGAAAATTGATTTTTTCTTTGAAACTTTAATAGTTGATATGAAGTTTAATGATAAGGAATGGTTGCTAACATCAAAAAATGGCGACAAATTCAAGTCTAGATATCTAATTTGTTCAACTAACTTGTTGTTACATAAGAGGTCTTTAAAAATATTAAACGTAAATCAAATTCCATTAAGAAAAGCTATTCCAATTAATAATGATAAAAAAATAGATTTACTATTAAATTTTTTAGAAGAACAAACATTTATTCCCAGATTAACTTTTTTAATTTATACAAATGAAAATTATAGTTATAAAGACTATTATTCTAAAAAACAAAGATATTTTTATTTAAAAAATAATTTAGAAAAAAAATATAGTTTTGAAAGAATTATTTTTCAGTTTCAAGATAATAATAAATTAGGAATTGTAGCACATTCAAAAAACGCAGAGTTAATTAATTCTTATATAAGTGCAAAAGATGAAGAAGTTTTTAAACAAAAAATAATTACAAATTTCAATGAACTGTTTGAAGAGAATTCTGTAGTCCATAAATTAACTTTTGATGAAAAAATATCTATTATGAAATGGCGAGCTTCACAGCCTTCTGGCCTTGCCATACCATTATCTTTGCAATTTAGTAGAAAATATAGAATTGGATTTTGCGGAGACTGGTTTGAAGGAGATGGATTTGGCAGAATTGAAGGCTCAATTTTTAGTGCTTTAATATTAGAGAAAAAAATTAAAGACTTAATTTAA
- a CDS encoding peptidase E, translating to MPIKNIVAIGGGGFGRSLGSLDIEKYIVSLSNKKRPKICFIPTASGDSSLYKLNFYRAFSKLDCITSHIDFFSRTENLEEIVLTQDIIYVGGGNTKSMLAVWKEWNLHKILRNAYEKGIVMSGVSAGAICWFEKGITDSYAKELAIIDCLGIVEGIACPHFDEEKEREPYVNDVIQREIIESCICIEGNCALHIKNDFDYSSIDFGNGRNCFRVKMENNIVKKEIL from the coding sequence ATGCCTATTAAAAATATAGTCGCAATTGGGGGAGGAGGGTTTGGACGTTCATTAGGCTCTCTTGATATTGAAAAATATATAGTTTCTTTGAGTAATAAAAAAAGACCTAAAATTTGCTTTATTCCAACAGCATCTGGCGATAGTAGTTTGTACAAACTAAATTTTTATAGAGCATTTTCTAAACTTGATTGTATAACAAGCCATATAGATTTCTTCTCCCGAACAGAAAACTTAGAAGAAATAGTTTTAACTCAAGACATCATTTATGTTGGCGGAGGAAATACAAAAAGTATGTTAGCTGTTTGGAAAGAATGGAATTTACATAAAATTTTGCGAAATGCTTATGAAAAAGGAATTGTAATGAGTGGTGTAAGTGCTGGGGCTATTTGTTGGTTTGAAAAAGGTATAACTGATTCTTATGCTAAAGAATTAGCCATAATTGATTGCTTAGGTATAGTTGAAGGTATTGCGTGCCCGCATTTCGATGAAGAGAAAGAGAGGGAACCTTATGTTAATGATGTTATTCAGAGAGAAATTATTGAATCTTGTATATGTATTGAGGGCAATTGTGCCTTGCATATTAAAAATGATTTTGACTATTCCTCAATTGATTTTGGTAATGGTAGAAACTGCTTTAGAGTTAAAATGGAAAATAATATTGTGAAGAAAGAAATTCTTTGA
- a CDS encoding GNAT family N-acetyltransferase, with the protein MNLRQITIKDQQELKKVYFDSIQSLDEKIYSQEQKRAWSSQAWNNPNFDKSIIKGKGWLISKQGIIIAFATRYPTDRIALFYCKGKFQRKGYGSKLLNKLEDEAKKEGLNSIYTEASLISYELFLKNEWEIIRKEKVIINNIFFERYKMTKIIKN; encoded by the coding sequence ATGAATTTAAGACAAATTACCATTAAAGATCAACAGGAATTAAAGAAGGTTTATTTTGATTCAATTCAATCATTAGATGAAAAAATTTATAGTCAAGAACAAAAAAGGGCTTGGTCAAGCCAAGCTTGGAATAATCCAAATTTTGATAAGTCAATAATTAAAGGAAAAGGATGGCTTATAAGTAAACAAGGAATTATTATTGCATTTGCCACAAGATATCCCACCGATAGAATTGCGCTATTTTACTGTAAAGGTAAATTCCAAAGAAAAGGTTACGGCTCTAAGTTGCTTAATAAATTAGAAGATGAAGCAAAGAAAGAAGGTTTAAATTCTATTTATACCGAAGCGAGCTTAATAAGTTATGAATTATTTCTTAAAAATGAATGGGAAATTATACGTAAAGAAAAAGTCATTATAAATAACATTTTTTTTGAAAGATATAAAATGACTAAAATTATAAAAAATTAA
- a CDS encoding DUF3303 domain-containing protein, whose product MQLFLADCQFPDIENQVKAYQLFVEAWDNGEIAKSDKNDKFEMLFRVHAPGEGRVVCLCKAQSDKEIFEHFAPWRAKFGIHMEFTPVISCQNVVDYHKNLFKTLG is encoded by the coding sequence ATGCAATTATTTCTTGCTGACTGCCAATTCCCAGATATTGAGAATCAAGTGAAAGCTTATCAATTATTTGTGGAGGCCTGGGATAACGGTGAAATTGCAAAATCAGATAAAAATGATAAATTTGAGATGTTATTTAGAGTTCATGCTCCAGGAGAGGGTAGAGTAGTTTGTTTATGTAAGGCACAGAGTGATAAAGAAATTTTTGAGCATTTTGCTCCATGGAGAGCCAAATTTGGCATTCATATGGAATTTACACCTGTAATAAGTTGTCAAAATGTTGTTGATTACCATAAAAATTTGTTCAAAACATTAGGGTAA
- a CDS encoding DUF393 domain-containing protein: protein MTSNYTFIYDGECPFCNHFAELLEIKSKLNNIKILDGRKNLTLIKSLLDKGYDLDKGAILLKDEEIFHGADAINTICKQIKNPSNSLLLILSRVFKSTKRTNLIFPLLVRARRFALISKGISISLV from the coding sequence ATGACTTCCAACTATACCTTTATTTATGATGGAGAATGCCCATTCTGCAATCATTTTGCTGAGCTCCTTGAGATCAAAAGCAAGTTAAATAATATTAAAATTTTGGACGGTCGTAAAAATTTAACTCTAATTAAATCCCTCCTAGATAAAGGCTATGATCTTGATAAAGGAGCCATTCTACTGAAAGATGAAGAGATCTTTCATGGGGCAGATGCAATTAACACTATTTGCAAACAGATAAAAAATCCCTCAAATAGTTTACTTTTGATACTCTCTAGAGTGTTTAAATCAACTAAACGAACAAATTTGATATTTCCTTTACTAGTCAGAGCCAGAAGATTTGCATTGATATCAAAAGGTATATCAATATCCCTAGTTTAA